gatatcaccaatattatcGCCAATACATGGAAATGTATCGCtaactgagggaaacattggggaaatatggtggaatttttcaatgaaatttcaagagatgctaaaatacacatttgcatactTAATTGCATacttaagaatcaaataattgcCAAAAAAagacacataataagtttccctttaatgagGACCAAAATGCATGTAGGTTGACTTGGAGGACCTAAACGTGTGTAATGCTGActcagggaaacattggggaagcatgggaaaaaatggtggaatttttcaatgatacttcgggagatgctaaaatacacatatttacatattaataatcaaataatagtaaaaaagatgcatatttgcacatttaggaatcaaataacaACTTTTCCTTTAATAAGGATCTAAAAGCATGTAACGTTGacttggggaaacattgggggaaacatggggaaaatggtggattcatacatccatccatccagccattcatccatgcatacatacatacatacaatgaCACATGAGCGCACATGATCCATCGCATCCATCGATCCATGCGTGCATGCATACACTCATACACACacaatcatccaaccatccatccatccattcatgcatgcacGCATGCATGATTGATCCATCTATGCATGCATACGAATACACATACAAacatcaatttcatcatacaaccatgcatccatttttttttttttaatttttttaaaaaaagcaaaattgaaatggattttttttttaataaacagatttttggcgatattgatacattggcgatgttATCAAAACACCACCGATACATTGGCTATATAGGCGaaacctagaatttacacagtaaaaaaacattggcaatatcgataAATTGGCAATACTTTGCAATATATCGCCGAtaccttaaaaaaaaattacactgcTAATGTTATCTGTATCGCTGAGCTAGTGATACCAATTATCGGTAATATTATAACATCACCTATACTCAGAACAATGATTATAGCATTGCAATCTGCAATGAGGAACTGGTAGTGAATACACTGGTACCCTGGCATACCTGAAAGCTGAAAGCTGGATATCTCATATGCACTTGTAGCTAGGtctcctccctccctctccctctcttattgCTCAACCGATTACTAAACTGGCCTAATTTTCAGGCCAGGGCCTGATCGTAGTGGAACCCAGTTGATGGGTGGTCCAGATCCCACAAATGTACCATGTTGACAGGTGTGCCACAAATTCCAACTTTATATCTCCTCACATGGATTGTCTAAGGATTTCTTATAATCCAAATGTCATCTAACGAAAAAggagcaaaagaaaaaagaaaaaagaaaaaaagaaaaaagaaacaggcAGATGGCTCACTAAAATGCTCTAGTTCCTGTTGAATTCTAAGGTTATTTTCATTATCACAGAAAATTCAGTAACAGCTTCACATTTCTCAAAATCGAGACACAATTTTCTCTCGACAGCATGCATTCAGAaaataatgagaaaaaaaaaagggtcaaaattgGAATACAACCGCTCTGTGAGACTTGCATTGGCAAATAAAAAACCTGTCAAGATAACTAACCTTTTGCATGCCCATAAATCTCCTCAAGAAGAGGCTGGAATTTCCTGTCAGATCCAAAAAGGAGAAACCCAATCTCATACTCTGCACAGGTTGCTGATAGAAATTCGGAAACTCCCAGTAAGTTCTCTGAATTTGATATAACAGGAATTCAACCTCCAACTTCCAAGTCTTCGTGACAGGAGTTGCTTGAGCAAAGGACTCCCAAATTGCATGGGAATCCCATTTACAGGTCCTATTCATGGGCCCAAAGAGTTGCAATAAGACTGTATTGAAGCATGTTATGCCAATTTCACCGCTCGATTATGCGCCTGCGAGGTCTATCATCACCAAAGCTTCTTCCTCCCTCCGATCTGTCCTCGAATTTATTAGACCTTCCACGTTGCCTGTATCCAAATTCCTCCCCTCGACCCCGCCTATTGGAATTCCATGAATCATTTCCTCTGTCATTTGCTCTAAACTCACCATAGCCGGCCCCTCTTGATCCTCTGTCATTCCTACCAGGACCACGAAAAGATCTACCACGATCATCTTTTTCGAAAGAGTTCCTGCGGTCATTCATCAGATTATTTAATCTGAACCGTGAATCTCTTGCTGGGCCTGATCGACTATGACCCCGGAAAGTGTTTCCTCTTCTATCGGGACCAGCCCTATTTCCTCTCATCTTATTACTACGAGATCGTagatcatcattgtcatcagATTCGGAGCCGGAGCCAAACAGAAGTCCATCACTGTCAGAATTAGAATTTCCCCTCCTAAGACCCTTTCTCTTTGAAGTCTGCTTACTCCATTTATTTCGTTTAGGCGTGGCACCCAGGTCCATATTGTCATCAGAATCTGAATTTGAGCCAAGATCATCTTCTGAACCGAAAGAAAGCCCTCTGTATGGCCCACTTCCAGCCCTACGTCCTGTTCTCAGTTTAGAATCTGCGACATGACTAGATTTCCATTCTTCAGTGTCGGAATCAAAATCTTGCTCATCTTCATCAGAGCCTGAGAAAGCAGCTTGTCCTCGCATTTGCCGAGATGGCTTATTGTAAGAGCGCAAATCATTTCTCTGGCGGGCGTTGCCATAATGATCTGAATCATCAAAATCATCGGCCTCGAATGAGTCTTCCACTGCAGAGAAGTTCTTTGAAGAAAACTCCTGTTTTGAATTTTTACTTGGAACGTCCAATTCATAACTATCAACATTGTCgtcttcttcatcatcaaaatCGTCAAATCCTGTTCCATTAACAAGTGAAGGGGGCATCCTTCGATCCGAAGGCTCGGGATATCTGACTCTTTCACGGGCCCTTTGCATTCCGCTGGTCTCGAACGAATCATCATCTTCAGAATCCCTAGAACTTCGTGTATAAGCTGGGGCATCAGAAGGAGAACCGTCGCCCATTCTAGGAGAATCTGCAAACTCAAAAGCAGCAACATCTGCACCGTCAGATTCATTGTCATCAAAATCGAAATTCCATGCATCAGAAACGCCCGGAATTCTTGCACCCCTCTCCAGCCCTGTTCTAGGGCCACGTGGTTTTGCCTGAATTTGATTCTCCATGAACTCGTCTGGTGGGCGTTTGTGCTCGCAATGAAAGCATGCCATATTTCGCCTATAATTCAAGAAGTTACACCTGCAAAATAATACATGGAACAGAAATCAGATGCTTTACACTGTAAGCAAAAAACCGCACAAGGAAGCAAAACACTAACCTGGAATATTAGTAGTGCATTGattaaggccatgtttggatgttcagttgaattgaattgcaaaaatttcaatttaaaaaagAGTAGAAATGACCAAATTGGTCTGATCCCAACTTGAATGATTCACCATGAAAGTCTACACTCCCAAATTGCAATTTCTACAATTACAAGTCCACTTGACACAAATGGAATTACAATTTGGGGTTTTGCTGTCATTCAGAAATAAATGGTGCAGTCCCACTTTGGTCATTTCCAATATGAGGTGTGCTCCGGTGTTACTGGTAATGGTGATATGCGGTAGATCTGCAGCCCATATGGTGTATGTATcacatctaaactgtccatcagaTGTGTTCCCACATGTTATCATACGGTCCCAGAAATTAGCTCAATCAAAAACTCTGGTGAGCCATAGTAAAGGGAACAAGTTGAGAGGAGATGCCCACCCTCGATTATCCCTAGGACCCACCTAAGGTGTAGAACAGTCTGACTTTTACCCTAAACCTTCACCCAGGGCAGATGAAGggtctggacagtctggattctgtatacacaacatggtggaccccccACGAAATACAAGGGTGAGGATCCCCTCTCAACTTGTCCTTGGTTCTTTGGCCGACTGGAGTTTGTTTGGTCCGACTCTTGGGCCCTGGAGGTAACATGAAGCAAAGGATCTGATGGATGGGTCAGATATtgtaaccagtgttttaaatagctacactatgtagcatgtagcttacgctacgtacATGCTACGTAACTCacgaaaatagcttaagtcatgtgtagcctatgctacatgataatttgcatacgctaACCGCTACATAGACTACACTACATGCTACATacctcacattacaagttatttttcattaaaacattaaaatcaaataatatttcactgatttgttacatttttctatttctaATATTTAATGCTTCTAGtaaaaataatacaagtaatagtATTAAATCAGCTTTGTTagtctttctttacctttatacttgatGATTATCCTTTTCTATTCCTTTaagttgcatttggttgcaccaaatatcatgaaaatttgttaaatttcattattaatcaatctaatttggtgaaTATCATGGAATTAGCGCAACCAAGCGCAACTTTGATTAAAAATCTGTAAGTACCATGTagtttacgctacacgctatgtagcttacatcTCACGCTTCAAAGGGGGTGAAcactacgctacacgctattcgctatttaaaacactgattgtgACTTGCAAATACATCTCATGGACCCTACTTGTGCCAGTACCACCACAGCTCATGATTGTACCAGCACCACCAGAGCACACCCTTCCCATATATaacaaaatgaataaataatgattcattcaattgagcatccaaatgcacactAAATCAAGATAAAACTTCAGAAAATAAAAGTCAGAGCAACCTACTCAGGACATTCCCATTCCCCTGGGAGCAGCTGCCGCTTCGGGCGTTTGGCATCACACTGCAAGCAGACAGTATTCTTCGCAAAATTCATGAAGTCACACCTGAGGGTAAATATTAACAGACTTAACCACCTAACTAGATGAAAGTAGAATGAACTTCGAAAGAGAAATGGAACAGAAATTTGTTAAATGGCAATATGATAAATACTTAGGACACAGCCAGTCTCCCTTCTTCATTTCAATGTCATCCCGTCCTACTCGTTTCTTTGGTGGGGGAGGTGGTTGCTTGACTTTGGGTGGGGGCTTCTTGATTACTGGCGGTGGAAGGTTTGGATCTATTGGAACCGCACTCAGCTTTACTACCTCATGCAGCAACTTGCGAACTATTGTTTTCACAGGTTTCAGTTTCAAAAGAGGCTTGTTTTCGACTGACCCAATCACAGGATCAAAGCCAAATGTCAATAGGACACGCATAACATCAAGGGTCCGTGCCTCATCTTCTTTACGTGCAAGTAGATATGCACGGCTGCAGGAGCTTCTAAGATTACATGAACTACAAACCTGAAAATGAATGGATACCATGGCATCAGCAGCTACACAACCAATATGGAAAGACTAATAAATCCTTGAGGATTCTATATGTATAACAATACAGAGTATAAAATgggttttgctaagcccacaagTGTGTAAAGCTATGCCCATCCACAAGCAGACGTGCTAATATGGCATCGGTCTGatagatccgatccatccattatgtgggacaCACTGTTAGATCTGCTGTCATGAAAGTCAGGCCATTTtgctcataaggtgggccaaatTTTACTAAAGAAATGATGGCTACAACATTTTCATTTTACCCCATATGAAAAGTGAAAAggcttgattttatttatttatttatttttaatttttttgctgGAAGATTCAAACAGTCTAACTCACGTTATGAAAAGATCAGATTTCATAGACGCGTGCCATACTTGCACGTGTTCTTGCATGTGGACCTGGCAGAATGTTGGCTTAGCTAAAACTATAAAATGACACAACTTTGTACTTAGATTCCCAACACAAGAAAGGCCTCGTTCAGAAACCATTGACATTAAAAACCATAAAATTTaggatgcaatacatacatctcCTTCATCAAGATGAACATGCTTCCGCAATAGCTTCGCAGAGAAAACCACCTTCACATCCGTTGAAGGGCATCCATAACCAACTAGAATTTGAATATCCTTCCTTGACAATGATCTGGAGTCCATCATAAGATCACCATATCAAGTAAAATGATGttaataaaaaagaaaggtaACAAAATTAACAAAATAGTTAGGAAGCAGTAAACGAAGTGATAAAATCAACAAAATGATGTTAATGAATGAAACCTACAAACCAAATCAACTATATATAATTTTCTCAATGACTAATTTATTAAGTGATAAAATAAATTGCATAGAAAAAATGAGGTGGAGATTGCTCAAAACAAAGAGAAGTTCTAGACATACCTTTGCATGTGAGACTATCTGCAATCTCACAAGGTTCAAGGAGAACATCTAAACCTCTAGCAAATTCCAAAATCTTATATACAATATTCACTAATCAAAGCATCCAAACTTTTCCTTGAATCCCAAGGGCTTGAACAAGTTGACCTCTGGAATAAGCTCTCCAATCAACAAATCTTTAAAGATTTTGAGGCCTTCAAGGAATGCACAACTTTCTGGTACATAAAAATCAATATCTCTGGTAGTGCTGAATGTGATATGGACTATTTTAACTTCCATGTTATCAACTTATCATCATGCACCACTCCAATGTGATTTTGCCCCTCCCTCCTAATTTGATTACGATTCTCCCCCTCCCTCCATCGCTTACTTTTTTCATCACATGTATCATTGGGTCAACAATACAGATATTGGGAGTAAAACAAAATTTTGCAAGATATTGTCTACAAGATCACCAATATTATCACACTTATCGATGATATCATTGCGAGATATCGGCAACAtccctttaaaaaaatatttatcacATGTATCATTGGGTCAACAATACAAATAATGGGGGTAAAATAAAATTTGCATGATATTGCCAATAGTATCAATATTAATGGGGGTAAAATAAAATTTGCATGATATTGCCAATAGTATCAATATTATCACCAATATTGTCACATGTATCAATGATATAGCAAGATATTGGCGACAttcctttgaaaaaaaaacactatATTGCCAATATCATGCAATATTATTGCTATTATCAACAATACCAGTGTTAATACCTGCAAAATTCCTCTCCCcccctcaaaaaataaaaaataaaaaaaattcaaaatttgggaAGATCTATCCATGGGTTTCCTTTAAATTATTGCTTTGTATGTGTTGAATTATTGCGTTATTTCTTAAAAATTAGTGCATTAGCATCATATTTATTAATTAATATTTTTGTCTAACAGCAGATAATTGGGGCCGCATACAATGGAAACCTATTGTGTCTAGTTGGTTTTTTAAATAATATTTAGAGTTCTTGGTATGTTCATGTCTTCTAACATCTGAAGTGTCACTGAAAAATACCACCATTTTCCTAATGGTTCCCCTAGACAACAATATTTTACCTGATATAGATACATGTTTTCTTAGCCCAAGTCATCAATATATGAAAAAACACAATTTTTCTGAACATTGATCATATCTTGGCAATAAGGGATGTAGCTTCACCATTGAAGATGAGAAGATTGCAAACAGATTTTTGGAATCCCACATCCACTCTCTAGTCTCTCCTACCAACCACCCATGTTGAAATGAAGGCCTTTTCTAACCTACATGAGTAATGATAATACTAACTTCAAGTTACTTTAAATTCCTTAAAAGCGCAACATTCTCAATCATCCTCTTCCGGAAGCTCTTGAATCAGTAACCTACAGAAGCTTTTGGTACATGTTATAGAAAGGTTCCTCCTCCCCCCAAAAAATCTTCTCAATATTTAAGTGTCTTTTGAGTCTCCTAAGAATATGGACTGGACAGACAGTCCATCGCTACTCAGGCCCTTGTGGAGTTATCTTTTTCTCTGGGCTGTTAGGTTGGGCAGAGGCAATTGAAGCAGAAGCTTTGGCATTAAGGGAGTGCCTCGAAATATCAAGAATAGCTTGTTTTCCAGTTCATTGATTGTTGAAGGAGATTCTTGGAATGTCATGTTGTGGGCTCCCCCAAACTTGCAAGCCTTGGATGTTTCTGTTTATTTTCATGAAATTGGCCTCCCCTGCaggctaaaaaaaaaatcatttacccATGTAACAAAAGAGGCAAAAGGCATGGACGGTTGTATCTTCAGGCAACGAGGACGAAAAACAATCTAATTTTCCCTCACCCACCCTCTTTTCCCCTCTCTACGATTGAAAATCAGATGGTAACAGGTTCCTTTTTTTTGGGTAAAGGTAACTTTGGTGTAACTTTGCTAACAGGAGCATTTATCTCACCTCATTAGCCGATGCAACAAAAGGCTCCACTTTTCCAAAACAAGCTAATTTTCCCTTGCGCTCCCTCCTTTTCTATATCAGCTAATGCACCAGACAGCTCCACTTCTCCAAAACAAGCATTGAAAGATGTGAATTCTGTCCCACCTTCTCGTGAACTTTGCCAACAGGAGCATTTATCTCACCTCATTATCCACAGCTGATGCACTGGATGGCTTCACTTCTCCAAAACAACCAAAATTTCCCCCACCCtccctccttttctctctctacaACTGAAAATTGGATGATAACAGGTCCCGATTGTTATTGTTCCTTTCTCACTTTGGTGTGAACTATGCTAACAGGAGCATTTATCTCACCTCATCATCCACAGATGATGCACCAGACGGTGCCACTTTCCAAAACAAGCTTTGAAAGATGTAAATTCTGTCCCACGTTGGAATGAACTTTGCTAACAGGAGCATTTATCTCACCTCATCATCCACAGCTGATGCCACCAGACAGCTCCACTTCTCCCAAACAAGCATTGAAAGATGTGAACTTTGTCCCACTGGGGGAGGGGTGCGGTGATTGGTAAAGCCCTTTCAATTTGTGATCTCCAAGGGGACAATGGTATGCTCTTTTGGAGCCTTCGATGGAAAGTGAGTCATGTGCAAGTGTGCAAGCATTCGTGTTTGATACGAGAGGACGGCAAAACACTTTGTTGGATCCCACATCCGGACACTTGAATGCACCAAAGAACGCCTAGAGAGAAGCCCCCCAAGGATGTATTTGAACCATGGGCCATTCTACCTCCATCGGTCCACCATTGAGAGAGCCAACACAAGCATTATGAAGGAGGATCTTGGGGAGGCAGGAATGCTAAAAAGCCAGAGATCCATACCTAGCTGGTGAAAATCCTTTTTTTCTTGCCAACAAGGGCCAGTAACATCCCAGGTCTCAAGGTTGGGGTCAGGTTGGGGGTAGAATTTCCTAGCTTGTTAGTTGGGCCATTAGGCCTGTTAATTAGGTCGGCAGTGTTTTCTTGTTTctcttcctccttttttttttttctctcaaagAGAAGATAATCTAAAGAGGGATGAAATTCCCAAAATACATAGAAAGCCACTTAGTTCCTGAAAGCACAAGCTCGAGAACAATACGGTTGATACCCCACTGCCCGGGTAAATAAAATGTTTGCCTAGAAGTGAGGGTATTAGCCTCCTGAATAACAACAAGATGCTCCCATGGCACCTAAAAAACCCCCACAAACCGAACTAATTACATCTAAAAAGTTCCCTTCGACCACAATCTGCTACTTCTTACAATGAGAATGGACAATCCTAATTACCAAGATGGCTGCTTGGATCACGGAGGCCGCCCTGACGAGACTGGAGATTGCATATAACACTTTCCCATTCTCATCCAACAACAAACATCAACCATGAATTCCTCTAACTTCCAAATCATAGAACCAATGACCAAGAAAGATCAAGGTTGATTGGTGGTTTTTTAGAGGTAATGGGAAATTTTATTGACAACTCGACCATGGAAAACCACCAAACCATGATGtgtttttttgaaggataataaCTTTATTAATAAGGCTGCTAAGCAAATGCCAAACCATGACGTGTGTTAGTGCACCTGAAAAGACAAGTGTCTTATATTCATGATCGAACACTTGCTAAGCTAGAAAGCTAATCCCCACGAAGAGACCTAAAGGGGCTTTGAAAAGCCTCCTTGCATTCTAGAAGCTCACTGACACTCGCTTCCTAGCGTCTCCATCCGAATTCCCGCTTCGCTTCCCCTGCTTTGTTTTTCACCTCGTTATATTCTAGTCTAGCAAAGAATAGAAATATAGAGCAAAAGTAAATATAAGAccaagaaaatgaaggaaaaagatAACTAGCTAGGTCCTTAAATGAAGAGGCCCAAGCCGTCTagtgcaggggcattttcacaccgggctcaagtggggtggcctatgggatgcaacAGGGatacactcagggtgggtggcccgtgtgaggtgggcctcacccgtgTGACGCAAGTAGctcatgtgaagcggaacccatgtaaagtggggcccacgaggagggttcggccgaggtcctaactcatgggatgtggggccaggACTATATGAGAGAAGgagattgattcaccatgctctatcagttcgagcttttagagtaagtggttagttgtcctacatcaaagtggtatcaaagcaggaagtctcgtgttcgagaatcctcaccaggggtgattaatgtaggggcattttcataccgggctcgagtggaatggcatgtgggatgcaggggcacactcgaggcgGGTGGCCcgtgtaaggtgggccccactcatgtgaagcggaacccatgtgcagtggggcccacatggggggttcggccaaggtcttaacccatgggatgtggggcctaggctatgagataaaaggattgattcgccaaactctatcagttcgagcttttagagcaagtggttaattgtcctgcatcaccgtCGCATCTAATTTTGTCATTATGAAGACCTCCTCCGAGCACCTATTCCGGTTCCTAAAACACTCGTCGTTTCTTTCGCCCCATATTGCCAAAGTCCTATAAGGAGGGAGAACTCAACATCTTCCTCCCTTTTTGCCCTGCTCCGCCCCCATGCCATGCTAAGAGAAAACTATGAATAAGTCCAATATCATCCAATAATACTAAAAGTTTCACATACCACTCTAGCAAAGGGCCGACAAAGACAAAGACGGTCTACTATTTGTGTCCCTCATGCACATTACACAAACATTTGGAATCAACATGTTTCTCTTTTAAAAGTTATCAATTGGAAGTGCCTTGTTCCTTTCAACAAATTAAACAAAGGCCGTAACCTTGGCAGGGCACCTTTTATGGGAACATAATGCCATGGGTTCATGGATAGAGATTGCTCAGTGAAAAGATTGAACTGAAAACCTTCTAGATTCCTCCCATTTTCACCTATGGGGCTAACCTTGCCAACCTCGAAAAGGAAATACAAAGCAACCTATCCCATAAATGGGTGCATGAACGAGCACCCAAATAAAGCTAAAAACAAAGCTAATACCTTTATTGAACATGCTAACCAGTCTGATAATCGCCTTCCACATGTTGATGACCTATACAAAGATGATTCCTTGGCGCCACCCACCAAACCCACAACATACTCGCTAGAAATAACCTCTTTCCATGGACCCCCCCCCAAGTTGGCTTACAAGATG
This DNA window, taken from Magnolia sinica isolate HGM2019 chromosome 14, MsV1, whole genome shotgun sequence, encodes the following:
- the LOC131225316 gene encoding uncharacterized protein LOC131225316 yields the protein MGVFSFLRKFSCQKPLLQSLLLKTRPFIFPSHGCYCTSSRRAFSSSPSSILQPETPPASHPDPKTTLSARMSFVFDQIDTIERERAGKDEALQRIRAWREKKQQRADSRLLDAAAVGSVPEATEKKVNLFSTTKEVEVVHPWTEWIELMERLVGQNYFDHRRKNEDQMVEDVLQVDGSGLGFAEEGFDFTRDWTTVRTACLNFGRDRFDILRSLSRKDIQILVGYGCPSTDVKVVFSAKLLRKHVHLDEGDVCSSCNLRSSCSRAYLLARKEDEARTLDVMRVLLTFGFDPVIGSVENKPLLKLKPVKTIVRKLLHEVVKLSAVPIDPNLPPPVIKKPPPKVKQPPPPPKKRVGRDDIEMKKGDWLCPKCDFMNFAKNTVCLQCDAKRPKRQLLPGEWECPECNFLNYRRNMACFHCEHKRPPDEFMENQIQAKPRGPRTGLERGARIPGVSDAWNFDFDDNESDGADVAAFEFADSPRMGDGSPSDAPAYTRSSRDSEDDDSFETSGMQRARERVRYPEPSDRRMPPSLVNGTGFDDFDDEEDDNVDSYELDVPSKNSKQEFSSKNFSAVEDSFEADDFDDSDHYGNARQRNDLRSYNKPSRQMRGQAAFSGSDEDEQDFDSDTEEWKSSHVADSKLRTGRRAGSGPYRGLSFGSEDDLGSNSDSDDNMDLGATPKRNKWSKQTSKRKGLRRGNSNSDSDGLLFGSGSESDDNDDLRSRSNKMRGNRAGPDRRGNTFRGHSRSGPARDSRFRLNNLMNDRRNSFEKDDRGRSFRGPGRNDRGSRGAGYGEFRANDRGNDSWNSNRRGRGEEFGYRQRGRSNKFEDRSEGGRSFGDDRPRRRIIER